The Coffea arabica cultivar ET-39 chromosome 4e, Coffea Arabica ET-39 HiFi, whole genome shotgun sequence genome includes a window with the following:
- the LOC113742455 gene encoding PHD finger protein ALFIN-LIKE 5-like isoform X1: protein MDGGYNPRTVEEVFRDFKGRRAGLIKALTTDVEDFYQQCDPEKENLCLYGFPSEHWEVNLPAEEVPPELPEPALGINFARDGMQEKDWLSLVAVHSDAWLLAVAFYFGARFGFDKADRKRLFSMINDLPTVFEVVTGAAKKQQKEKSSAPNHSSSKPKSNSKMVELDFLGKYSKSQPKDEEEVLDGEDEEEHGDTLCGACGENYASDEFWICCDMCEKWFHGKCVKITPARAEHIKQYKCPSCSNKRPRT from the exons ATGGACGGAGGCTACAATCCGCGAACTGTAGAGGAGGTGTTTAGAGATTTTAAGGGCCGAAGAGCTGGTTTGATTAAAGCTCTTACCACTG ATGTTGAAGACTTCTACCAACAGTGTGACCCAG AGAAAGAGAATTTGTGCTTGTATGGTTTCCCAAGTGAGCATTGGGAGGTCAATTTGCCTGCAGAAGAAGTTCCTCCTGAGCTACCTGAACCAGCTTTGGGGATCAACTTTGCTAGAGATGGTATGCAAGAAAAAGACTGGTTATCTTTGGTTGCTGTCCACAGTGATGCATGGTTGCTGGCCGTTGCCTTTTACTTTGGTGCTAGATTTGGGTTTGATAAAGCAGACAG GAAACGGCTTTTCAGTATGATAAATGACCTCCCTACTGTATTTGAAGTTGTCACTGGTGCTGCCAAGAAACAACAGAAAGAGAAATCTTCGGCACCAAATCACAGTAGTAGCAAACCCAAGTCAAATTCCAAAATGGTAGAGTTGGATTTTCTG GGAAAATATTCAAAGTCACAGCCTAAGGATGAGGAGGAGGTATTAGACGGGGAAGATGAAGAAGAGCATGGTGACACCTTGTGTGGTGCCTGTGGTGAGAATTATGCATCGGACGAGTTCTGGATATGTTGTGATATGTGTGAGAAGTGGTTCCACGGCAAGTGTGTGAAGATCACCCCTGCTAGAGCTGAGCATATCAAGCAGTATAAGTGCCCATCATGCAGCAATAAGAGACCTCGCACTTAA
- the LOC113742455 gene encoding PHD finger protein ALFIN-LIKE 4-like isoform X2: MDGGYNPRTVEEVFRDFKGRRAGLIKALTTDVEDFYQQCDPEKENLCLYGFPSEHWEVNLPAEEVPPELPEPALGINFARDGMQEKDWLSLVAVHSDAWLLAVAFYFGARFGFDKADRKRLFSMINDLPTVFEVVTGAAKKQQKEKSSAPNHSSSKPKSNSKMGKYSKSQPKDEEEVLDGEDEEEHGDTLCGACGENYASDEFWICCDMCEKWFHGKCVKITPARAEHIKQYKCPSCSNKRPRT, encoded by the exons ATGGACGGAGGCTACAATCCGCGAACTGTAGAGGAGGTGTTTAGAGATTTTAAGGGCCGAAGAGCTGGTTTGATTAAAGCTCTTACCACTG ATGTTGAAGACTTCTACCAACAGTGTGACCCAG AGAAAGAGAATTTGTGCTTGTATGGTTTCCCAAGTGAGCATTGGGAGGTCAATTTGCCTGCAGAAGAAGTTCCTCCTGAGCTACCTGAACCAGCTTTGGGGATCAACTTTGCTAGAGATGGTATGCAAGAAAAAGACTGGTTATCTTTGGTTGCTGTCCACAGTGATGCATGGTTGCTGGCCGTTGCCTTTTACTTTGGTGCTAGATTTGGGTTTGATAAAGCAGACAG GAAACGGCTTTTCAGTATGATAAATGACCTCCCTACTGTATTTGAAGTTGTCACTGGTGCTGCCAAGAAACAACAGAAAGAGAAATCTTCGGCACCAAATCACAGTAGTAGCAAACCCAAGTCAAATTCCAAAATG GGAAAATATTCAAAGTCACAGCCTAAGGATGAGGAGGAGGTATTAGACGGGGAAGATGAAGAAGAGCATGGTGACACCTTGTGTGGTGCCTGTGGTGAGAATTATGCATCGGACGAGTTCTGGATATGTTGTGATATGTGTGAGAAGTGGTTCCACGGCAAGTGTGTGAAGATCACCCCTGCTAGAGCTGAGCATATCAAGCAGTATAAGTGCCCATCATGCAGCAATAAGAGACCTCGCACTTAA